The DNA sequence CCCTTCCACCGCTGCAAGCCGATCCTGACTGATGTTGGACACAGACATTGCCCTGAGAGTTATTTTGAGGTTAGCCCTTGCTGCTGGGACCGCTGCTTTCTCATTGACCTTTTTGGCTAACGCTGTTTGGCTAGCAGCTAGCCAGCATGACGTTCAGATATTCCATCTCCAAACTCCTCCGACTCAACTCCACAACCACTCCTGGATATAAAATCCCCATCATCAATGAACTCGGACTTCTGCGTCGGCCCCGATATATCCACAGAAGTTGTCGGAAAAAGTTTGTCTACCACCAACAGCTTGATCAGTGTATTACATCCATCTGGACCTCTGTCGCACATCTGGCACGTCATCCATCTGGACCTCTGTCGCACATCTGACACGTCATCCATCTGGACCTCTGTCGCACATCTGGCACGTCATCCATCTGGACCTCTGTCGCACATCTGGCACGTCATCCATCTGGACCTCTGTCGCACATCTGGCACGTCATCCATCTGGACCTCTGTCGCACATCTGGCACGTCATCAGAGCGCTGTGGCTCCTGTCATTAGTAGCACTGGAAACATCACGAGACCACTGCATGACAGCACGGGAAGCGGCGCGAGACCTCCACACACCAAGCAGGACAAAAAAGGTGGAGTGGATTACAGCCTGCTTTGGCCCCTGCAGAAACTCACCACctcaacaaaagtcaaaattgaaCTTTTGAATGCACAATCTGTCAATAACAAATCCTCCTTCATTCAAGATCACATAATTGACAAACAGGTTGACTTCATGTGCCTCACAGAAACTTGGCATCAACCAGAGGTTTACTCTGCTCTGAATGAAGCTTGTCCTTCTGGCTATGGCTACCTTGAAAAAGCCCGCAACACTGATTGTGGTGGTGGCCTGGCTGTTGTACACCGAAGGAAATTTGATTTGTCCCCCCTGCCCCTACCTGTGCACTCCTCATTTGAATGCCTTCTTGCATTTAAATGCAAACCCCCTTTCTCCATGACAATACTCCTGATCTACCGACCCCCCAAACCAAACTCTGCTTTCATCCCAGAGATACCTGACCTTCTCACCACACTCTGCACAACCTCAGCCAATATTGTAATACTTGGAGATATTAACATTCATGTCAACACCCCCTCCTGCATCTTTTAGATTGCCTCAACCTGACACAACATGTTGATGTTCCAACACACACCAGGGGCCACACTCTCGACCTGGTCATCACCAACTCTGGCCCCATCAGCAACCTCTTGGTGTATGACCTGGGTGTGTCTGACCACAAGGCCATTTCAATGGAGCTGCCTTTCATGTCCCCCCTTGAAAATCCCAAACACCAAATCAGTTTCAGGAATCTAAAAAACATTAATTCGGACACCCTGGCCGTTGACCTCCAGCATCTCTCCTCTGTCAACTTCCCATCAGTCACTGAGTCAGTAGACTTCTACAGCACTTCGCTGAGCAGCCTCCTAGACCTCCATGCCCCTGTCAAAACCCGAACAGTCACCTTCATGCACTCAGCCCCATGGTACACCGGCGAGCTGCGGAAAATGAAGAGAGCGGGGCGTGTCCTTAAACGGCGTTTCATGGACTTAGGACTCACTGTTCACAAAATAGCCTATGGAGAACACCAGAAGGCCTATTCAAAGTCCCTCAGTGATACACGGTCCCGGTTCTACTCCAATATCATCAACAATAGCCCTAGAAACTCAAAGCAACTTTTCTCCACCATAAATCATCTCCTCAAACCCCAAACTCCCCTACACTCGGACACCACACAGGAGCAATGCAACAATTTCATCTCTTTCTTCAGAACTAAAGTAGAAAACAGCcttttttggggcggtatagctcggttggtagagtggccgtgccagcaacttgagggttgcaggttcgttacccgcttccgccatcctagtcactgccgttgtgtccttgggcaagacactttacccaccttctcccagtgccacctacactggtttaaatgtaacttagatattgggtttcactatgtaaagcgctttgagtcactagagaaaaagcgctatataaatataattcacttcacttcactttcccCCAGCCCTGGTAAAAACGCACACCCCTGCCATAAGTCCTTTGATCACCAACATTATTAACCACTCCCTCCAGGCTGGTCAGGTCCCCACTGAAAACTGCAGTCATCAAACCACTCCTCAAAAAGCCCAGCCTGGACCCAGAAGGGCTGGCCAACTACCGGCCGATCTCCAACCTCCCATTTCTCTCAAAGGTGCTGGAAAaggtctttcatctccgtaatatcgctaaaatgtgttctattttatccactagcgacactgagatcattattcatgcgttcgttacgtctcgtctcgactactgtaacgtattattttggggtctccctatgtctagcattaaaagattacaattggtaaaaaatgcggctgctagacttgacaagaacaagaaagtttgatcatattacgcctatactgtatatacctttatatacatatatacttttatatatacctatactggctcacctgcactggcttcctgtgcacttaagatgcgactttaaggttttactacttacttataaaatactacacggtctagctccatcctatcttgctgattgtattataccatatgtctcggcaagaaatctgcgttcaaagaactccgacttattagtgattcccagagcccaaaaaaagtctgcgggctatagagcgttttctattggggctccagtactctggaatgccctcccggtaacagttagagatgctacctcagtagaaacatttaagtcccatcttaaaactcatttgtatactctagcctttaaatagaccccccttttagaccagttgatctgccgtttattttattttctcctctgctcccctcttccttgtaaggggggtggggggtaggggggttacaggtccggtggccatggatgaagtgctggctgtccagagtcgggacccggggtggaccgctcgcctgtgcatcggttgggaacatctctgcgctgctgactcgtctccgctcgggatggtgtcctgctggccccactatggactggactcttactattatgttggatccactatggactagactctcacaatattatgtcagacccactcgacatccattgcattcggtctcccctagaggtggggggttacccacatatgcggtcctctccaaggtttctcatagtcattcacatcaacgtcccacttgggtgagtttttccttgcccttatgtgggctctgtaccgaggatgtcattgtggcttgtgcagccctttgagacacttgtgatttagggctatataaataaacattgattgattgattgattgattgaaaggtaTTTGCTGCCCAACTTCATGACCATCTTAAAACCAACAACCTTTATGAATAGTTCCAGTGTGGTTTCTGCTCTGGCCACAGCACGGAGACTGCTCTGGTCAGGGTCACCAATGACCTGCTGATGCTGGCTCACCATCTCTTCTCATCCTCCTTGACCTCACTGCAGCATTCGACACTGTTGATCACCACATCCTCCTACACCGCCTACACTCCACCATTGGACTCTTGATACTGCCCTAAACTGGTTCACATCCTACCTCACCGATAGAAAAGAGTTCGTCTCTCTGGGAGAGGCAAAGTCGGACACACTCTCTGTCACCTGTGGTGTCCCTCAAGGATAAATCCTCGGCCTCACCCTTTTCACACTCTACATGCTCCCCCTTGGCCGTGTCATCAGCCAGCATGGAATATCATTCCACTGCTGTGCTGATGACACTCAACTCTACCTGAAAACAAACCCAACCCCCTCTGCAGCTCTGCCATCATCCACACTTACCAACTGCTTGGAGGATGAAACACAATTTTCTTCAACTAAACAGCTTCAAAATCGAAGCCATTCTAGTCGGCACCCCACATCAGACTCAGTCATAAACCATCACCAGCATCACCTTCTCCGGCCACGACATTCACCTCTCATCCTCACTCACTAATCTGGGTGTTAGAATGGACCCTCACTTGACCTTTGAGGCTCAAATAAAACAACTGCGCAAGACCTCCTTCTACCACCTCAGGAACATTGCTAAACTCTCTCTGATGCCGAGAGGCTCGTccacgcctttgtctcctccaggccaGACTACTGCAACGAGCTTCTTGtcaggatccccagcaagaacatccagaagctgcaatacatacaaaatagtgctgctaggatcctgatgagagtgtggAAATACAAccacatcacaccaattctcaaatcccttcactggcttcctgttccactcaggattgaattcaaagtctccatACAAACCCACCAGTCCCTCCAtgaaaatgcccccctctacctcaaagaactgctcacccccaaatcctccacacgacacctccgctccggacaggctaacctcctccaacctccgaggacaaagctccaaacaatgggagaccgggctttctgaccacctgagggcactacagactgtggatgcttttaaaaaaggcataaaaaaccttctttttaaaaaaaaagcctttttgttTTAGATATTTGCATACTAgtactagctatttggctgttctagtttttatttattttttattatatttttattttttttaaacactgtagcactttgaggttgtttacttaatgtaaagtgcattttacaaataaaatatattattgttattattattataaatttgtatttgttacaaaactttttctacattctgagcaggaaagggtttttctccagtgtgtattctcatgtgtgtttaCAAATACTGCCTTAAAGCAAAATCTTTACTGCAGATTGAACATCAATAGGTTTTcctccagtgtgtcttctcatgtgtaattttaaatttgtatttgttacaaaactttttccacattctgagcaggaaaagggtttttctccagtgtgtattctcatgtgtgttttcaaataCTGCTTTTGAGTAAACTCTTTACTGCAGATTGAACATGtaaagggtttttctcctgtgtgtgtactcatgtgtgttttcaaatgtTGTCTTTGATTAAAATCTTTAtggcagattgaacatgaaaaaggtttttctccagtgtgtgtactcatgtgtgttttcaaatgttgcctttgagtaaaatctttaccgcagattgaacatgaaaaaggtttttctccagtgtgtactcTCACGTGTGTTTTCAAATTGTGCTTCTGAGAAAAATCTTTactgcagattgaacatgaaaaaagtTTTTCTCCAGTATGTATTATCATGTGTtctttcagcatgtgttttagTCTAAAATctctaccacattctgagcaggaaaaaggtttctctccagtgtgtgtactCATGTGTCTTACCAGATGACGATTGTGTTTAAAGGTTTTGTGACAGagagaacatgtgaagtgagtgttgtcagtgtgacatgttgcatcatctttagagtgttcatcatcagtgtcaggagagtgtgacgttgtgtcctcactatctgatagtggagctaagatcttgtctgcttgtgatcctccacagtggtctccatcagcttctgttgtcatgtgttgtgttgagctgctgcttggaggctccgcctctctcttctcctcactctcacctttgacctcatcatcttcactcttcacggggacaccagtcactggcatcttgctgacatcaacctcctccagtccttcaagatgctctccctgctgactgatgctgtgttcctcctcttcctctttaatgtgaggggtcagtgggtcttcctcttcttctttaatgtgaggggtcgGTGGGTACTCCTCTTTGTCCTTAACgtgaggggtcagtgggtcctcctcttcctctttaaaatggggtgtCAGAGGATCCTCCTCTTCGTCCTTAACGTGAGGAGTCAGTGGATCCACcacttcctctttaaaatggggtgtcagtgggttctcctcttcctctttaaaatggggttTCAGTGGGTCCTccgcttcctctttaaaatgggggatcagtgggtattcctcttccttcttaatgtgggagggctgtggctccatcctgaagctccactgctgttgctcagggtgaagatgttcttcacagacgtctgcaagacaaacacaccatctctgctcagtcacacaatgcattcagtacttttacatgcacttaggaaaaacaagttctcgtatgaactgtcttgaaatctcagtgacgcacaaacatgctgctctttacaacattatgcacaggacaataaaaacaaaccaggacgacaggactttttactatggatagacgatatggtttaaaattgattttgcgatatattatttcatatacaattactaatagaaccattttaaaacaagctacacaggctcctaatttagttgctgaaatatgcagtaaaatattacatcatttccagtattattttctcaaagaaagtaaccagatattaacagtaaataaacaagtacattaataataattgttttaacacaataatacaattagaaatgacacaatatgttactgcatatgtcagctgccaaattaggagcttttgtaacccgctttgaaattcttctattatcaatcatataccaaatgatatatggtgacatatattgttattaggatatagatttgaggtcatatcgcccaaaccaaacattggttcgccgagtcattttgtttggcccaccaaatatatttattttttac is a window from the Nerophis lumbriciformis linkage group LG28, RoL_Nlum_v2.1, whole genome shotgun sequence genome containing:
- the LOC140680128 gene encoding uncharacterized protein gives rise to the protein MEPQPSHIKKEEEYPLIPHFKEEAEDPLKPHFKEEEENPLTPHFKEEVVDPLTPHVKDEEEDPLTPHFKEEEEDPLTPHVKDKEEYPPTPHIKEEEEDPLTPHIKEEEEEHSISQQGEHLEGLEEVDVSKMPVTGVPVKSEDDEVKGESEEKREAEPPSSSSTQHMTTEADGDHCGGSQADKILAPLSDSEDTTSHSPDTDDEHSKDDATCHTDNTHFTCSLCHKTFKHNRHLVRHMSTHTGEKPFSCSECGRDFRLKHMLKEHMIIHTGEKLFSCSICSKDFSQKHNLKTHVRVHTGEKPFSCSICGKDFTQRQHLKTHMSTHTGEKPFSCSICHKDFNQRQHLKTHMSTHTGEKPFTCSICSKEFTQKQYLKTHMRIHTGEKPFSCSECGKSFVTNTNLKLHMRRHTGGKPIDVQSAVKILL